A stretch of the Macaca mulatta isolate MMU2019108-1 chromosome 16, T2T-MMU8v2.0, whole genome shotgun sequence genome encodes the following:
- the LOC717486 gene encoding intercellular adhesion molecule 1 has translation MKMLLFVVWALLALILCPGVAEESFEVSVWPNQALVEFGQSLVVNCSTTCPDPGPSGIETFLKKTQVGKGPQWKEFLLEDVTENSILQCFFSCSGIQKDTSLGITVYQPPEQVILELQPAWVAVDEAFTVKCHVPSVAPLESLTLALLQGNQELHRKNFMSLAVASQRAEVIISVRAQRENDRCNFSCRAELDLSLQGGSLFQGSSPIKILRIFEFSQTPHIWVSSLLEVGMAETVSCEVARVFPAKEVIFHMFLEDQELSSFLSWEGDTAWANATFRAMEAGDQELSCLASLGPMEQKTRKLVHSYSFPPPILELKESYPLAGTDINVTCSGHVLTSPSPTLRLQGAPDLPAPGESAWLLLTAREEDDGRNFSCEASLEVQGQWLMKTTVIQLHVLYKPRLEESSCPGKQTWLEGMEHTLACVPKGNPAPALVCTWNGVVFDLEVPQNATQNHTGTYCCTATNQLGSVSKDIAVIVQGLDEGISSALFVIITVALGVGVITIALYLSYRPCNVDRRKLLYRQKEEDKKEESQLAVEEEKSTTHIIDSYLIE, from the exons ATGAAAATGCTTCTGTTTGTTGTCTGGGCCCTGCTGGCCTTGATCCTTTGCCCAG GGGTCGCAGAAGAGTCGTTTGAGGTTTCTGTTTGGCCAAATCAGGCGCTCGTGGAGTTTGGACAGTCCCTAGTGGTCAACTGCAGCACTACTTGCCCAGACCCAGGACCCAGTGGAATTGAGACCTTCTTAAAGAAAACTCAGGTGGGCAAAGGGCCTCAGTGGAAAGAGTTTCTTCTGGAGGATGTAACAGAGAATTCCATCCTGCAGTGCTTCTTCTCTTGTTCAGGGATTCAAAAGGACACAAGCCTTGGCATCACTGTGTATC AGCCACCAGAGCAAGTGATCCTGGAGCTGCAGCCTGCCTGGGTGGCCGTGGATGAAGCCTTCACAGTGAAGTGTCATGTGCCCAGTGTAGCACCCTTGGAGAGCCTCACCCTTGCCCTTCTCCAGGGTAACCAAGAACTGCATAGAAAGAACTTTATGAGCTtggctgtggcctcccaaagagctgaggtCATCATCAGTGTCAGAGCCCAAAGGGAGAATGACAGGTGCAATTTTTCCTGCCGTGCAGAATTGGATTTGAGTTTGCAAGGTGGGAGCCTCTTTCAAGGCAGCTCACCCATCAAAATACTCCGGATCTTTG AATTCTCTCAGACTCCCCATATCTGGGTCTCTTCCCTTTTGGAGGTTGGGATGGCAGAGACTGTGAGCTGCGAGGTGGCTAGGGTGTTTCCAGCCAAAGAAGTTATATTCCACATGTTCCTGGAAGACCAAGAGCTGAGCTCCTTCCTTTCCTGGGAGGGGGACACAGCATGGGCCAATGCTACCTTTCGGGCCATGGAGGCTGGTGATCAGGAACTGTCTTGCCTTGCATCTCTGggtccaatggaacagaaaacaagaaagctAGTGCATAGCTACA GCTTCCCTCCACCAATCCTGGAGCTGAAAGAATCATACCCATTGGCAGGGACCGACATTAATGTGACCTGCTCAGGGCATGTATTAACATCACCCAGCCCTACTCTTCGGCTTCAGGGAGCCCCAGACCTCCCTGCCCCTGGGGAGTCTGCCTGGCTTCTACTTACTGCCAGGGAGGAAGATGATGGCCGAAATTTCTCCTGCGAGGCCTCTTTGGAGGTGCAGGGTCAGTGGTTGATGAAAACCACTGTGATCCAGCTCCATGTCCTAT ACAAGCCACGGCTAGAGGAATCCAGTTGCCCTGGCAAACAGACCTGGCTGGAAGGGATGGAACACACACTTGCCTGCGTCCCAAAGGGAAACCCAGCTCCAGCCTTGGTGTGTACCTGGAATGGGGTGGTCTTTGACCTTGAAGTGCCACAGAATGCAACCCAGAACCACACCGGAACCTACTGCTGCACAGCCACTAACCAGCTGGGCTCTGTCAGCAAAGACATTGCTGTCATTGTTCAAG GACTAGATGAAGGAATCAGCTCTGCCCTCTTTGTCATTATTACCGTTGCCCTTGGAGTGGGTGTCATCACCATAGCACTGTATTTGAGCTATCGGCCCTGCAACGTGGACAGGAGGAAATTGCTCTATAGGCAGAAAGAGGAGGACAAAAAGGAGGAAAGCCAGCTTGCTGTTGAGGAAGAGAAAAGTACAACTCATATAATTGACAGCTATTTGATTGAATGA